In Papaver somniferum cultivar HN1 chromosome 1, ASM357369v1, whole genome shotgun sequence, a genomic segment contains:
- the LOC113355242 gene encoding acidic leucine-rich nuclear phosphoprotein 32 family member B-like — MDSIRKHIQSPLKVNGCMIYMLYWFAEHNNSMTASNEQALKREDERESDKNEEEDEEGEKGNDVDNSDDDEEEEEEEEGDDVDDSDEEDEEGEKGGDVYDSDDDDDDDDDDDKEGGKVVM, encoded by the exons ATGGATAGCATTAGGAAACATATCCAGTcaccacttaaagttaatggttgtATGATATACATGTTG TATTGGTTTGCTGAACACAACAACAGCATGACGGCGAGCAATGAACAAG cattaaaacGTGAGGATGAACGTGAATCTGACAAGaatgaggaggaggatgaggaaGGTGAGAAAGGTAATGATGTGGATaatagtgatgatgatgaggaggaggaggaggaggaggaaggtgATGATGTGGATGATAGTGATGAGGAGGATGAGGAAGGTGAGAAAGGTGGTGATGTGtatgatagtgatgatgatgatgatgatgatgatgatgatgacaagGAGGGTGGCAAAGTGGTGATGTGA